From Prionailurus viverrinus isolate Anna chromosome B2, UM_Priviv_1.0, whole genome shotgun sequence, the proteins below share one genomic window:
- the NQO2 gene encoding ribosyldihydronicotinamide dehydrogenase [quinone] isoform X1 — translation MAGKKVLIVYAHQEPRSFNGSLKKVAVDELGAQGCTVTVSDLYAMDFEPRATRKDITGAVSNPEFFNYGVEAYEACKKGALTSDIIDEQKKVQEADLVIFQFPLYWFSMPAILKGWMDRVLCQGFAFDIPGFYDSGFLKNKLALLSLTTGGTAEMYMKTGVSGDYRYFLWPLQHGALHFCGFKVLAPQISFAPEIASEEERKAMVASWAQRLKTIWEEEPIDCTPPWYFGQ, via the exons ATGGCAG GCAAGAAAGTTCTCATTGTCTATGCGCATCAAGAACCCAGGTCTTTCAATGGATCCTTGAAGAAAGTGGCTGTGGATGAACTTGGCGCGCAGGGCTGCACTGTCACCGTTTCTGACCTGTATGCCATGGACTTTGAGCCGAGGGCCACCAGGAAAGATATCACTG GTGCTGTCTCTAATCCTGAGTTCTTCAATTATGGGGTGGAAGCATACGAAGCCTGTAAAAAGGGGGCTCTGACCAGTGACATAATTGACGAGCAGAAAAAGGTTCAGGAAGCTGATCTAGTGATATTTCAG TTCCCGCTGTACTGGTTCAGCATGCCGGCTATCCTGAAGGGCTGGATGGACAGGGTGCTGTGCCAGGGGTTTGCCTTCGACATCCCAGGATTCTATGATTCCGGTTTCCTCAAG AATAAGTTGGCCCTCCTTTCATTAACCACGGGGGGCACAGCCGAGATGTACATGAAAACCGGAGTCAGCGGAGATTATCGATATTTCCTATGGCCCCTCCAG CATGGTGCCTTGCACTTCTGTGGATTTAAAGTCCTTGCCCCTCAGATCAGTTTTGCTCCCGAGATTGcatcagaagaagagagaaaggcgATGGTGGCCTCCTGGGCCCAGAGGCTGAAAACCATCTGGGAGGAAGAGCCCATCGACTGCACGCCTCCGTGGTACTTCGGGCAGTAA
- the NQO2 gene encoding ribosyldihydronicotinamide dehydrogenase [quinone] isoform X3, which yields MNLARRAALSPFLTCMPWTLSRGPPGKISLFPLYWFSMPAILKGWMDRVLCQGFAFDIPGFYDSGFLKNKLALLSLTTGGTAEMYMKTGVSGDYRYFLWPLQHGALHFCGFKVLAPQISFAPEIASEEERKAMVASWAQRLKTIWEEEPIDCTPPWYFGQ from the exons ATGAACTTGGCGCGCAGGGCTGCACTGTCACCGTTTCTGACCTGTATGCCATGGACTTTGAGCCGAGGGCCACCAGGAAAGATATCACTG TTCCCGCTGTACTGGTTCAGCATGCCGGCTATCCTGAAGGGCTGGATGGACAGGGTGCTGTGCCAGGGGTTTGCCTTCGACATCCCAGGATTCTATGATTCCGGTTTCCTCAAG AATAAGTTGGCCCTCCTTTCATTAACCACGGGGGGCACAGCCGAGATGTACATGAAAACCGGAGTCAGCGGAGATTATCGATATTTCCTATGGCCCCTCCAG CATGGTGCCTTGCACTTCTGTGGATTTAAAGTCCTTGCCCCTCAGATCAGTTTTGCTCCCGAGATTGcatcagaagaagagagaaaggcgATGGTGGCCTCCTGGGCCCAGAGGCTGAAAACCATCTGGGAGGAAGAGCCCATCGACTGCACGCCTCCGTGGTACTTCGGGCAGTAA
- the NQO2 gene encoding ribosyldihydronicotinamide dehydrogenase [quinone] isoform X2 — MDFEPRATRKDITGAVSNPEFFNYGVEAYEACKKGALTSDIIDEQKKVQEADLVIFQFPLYWFSMPAILKGWMDRVLCQGFAFDIPGFYDSGFLKNKLALLSLTTGGTAEMYMKTGVSGDYRYFLWPLQHGALHFCGFKVLAPQISFAPEIASEEERKAMVASWAQRLKTIWEEEPIDCTPPWYFGQ; from the exons ATGGACTTTGAGCCGAGGGCCACCAGGAAAGATATCACTG GTGCTGTCTCTAATCCTGAGTTCTTCAATTATGGGGTGGAAGCATACGAAGCCTGTAAAAAGGGGGCTCTGACCAGTGACATAATTGACGAGCAGAAAAAGGTTCAGGAAGCTGATCTAGTGATATTTCAG TTCCCGCTGTACTGGTTCAGCATGCCGGCTATCCTGAAGGGCTGGATGGACAGGGTGCTGTGCCAGGGGTTTGCCTTCGACATCCCAGGATTCTATGATTCCGGTTTCCTCAAG AATAAGTTGGCCCTCCTTTCATTAACCACGGGGGGCACAGCCGAGATGTACATGAAAACCGGAGTCAGCGGAGATTATCGATATTTCCTATGGCCCCTCCAG CATGGTGCCTTGCACTTCTGTGGATTTAAAGTCCTTGCCCCTCAGATCAGTTTTGCTCCCGAGATTGcatcagaagaagagagaaaggcgATGGTGGCCTCCTGGGCCCAGAGGCTGAAAACCATCTGGGAGGAAGAGCCCATCGACTGCACGCCTCCGTGGTACTTCGGGCAGTAA